The genomic region AAGAACACCAAGTTTTCATGagcaaatatttgcatattttccaCTCGTTCGAGCAGATAAAGCACTTCAGTTCTCTGCTGCATCCTCAGGAGAGCCAGGAGCATCTTCTTTTCAAGGGTGTTTCCCTTTCATCTATCTCCTCGTCTCTTTTATCTGCTGTCCACCCAATTTCAATGACTGATTAACTGCTTCCTGACCCTTCCCCACACCCCCTTGTTCCATGGTCCTGTAGCAGCTGAAGCAGAACGTGGTCTGGATGGTTTTGCTGTTgcctgagctgagctgcagtgttTCCCTGCTGATGACAAATACAACAGCTCCCTAACAACGGCTTCAAATGACATTAATTGTGAGCTGTGTTAGTAACAGCCTGGAAACGCACACTCACCTACCCACAATAGAGCCCCTTCCCAATCTCCATCCACTGTCCTTCCAGTTTCTCTCCTGAAGATCCCTTGCAGAGCGGAAGTGACCCACTGGGTGGGTCTGAAGATGCCCCAGGCCACTGATGAGGTGCAGAAATGTGCTTGGGTGTTCCCGTCTGGTGAGGCAGTGTCAGTTGCAAGGTCAAGTTGGCATCTTCCAGTTTAAGCCTCTGTGTGGGCTGTGTGTGTTGTGTTCTTATGTTCATGTTTAGGCCAAGAGGAATACTCATGCCAAGTTATGCATGCATCTGTGTGGGTGGCTACATATGGTCTCATGAACACATAGATACATTTGAATCAAAGCACCCACagatatgaatatatatatatatatgtatatatttatatacatttgcATGGTCACATATAcccacacatacacacatgcagCCACATAAATACTCATTTGCATGCGTGCATACACATCACACATATATGACTCTCTAGATCTGCTCTTGCGCACTCTGACGTCTGCGTATGAGCTCCCTGAGCAGCTGGCAGAATTGCCTCTCTGAGCCTCTGACAGCCCTTCTATGAGCAAACATTTGCTGGGCAGAGGCATTGCACAACATTGTTGAAATCACTGCGGCCTTTTCTAGTCTTGCAGCTCTGATCTCTACGTGACAAGAATAAAACCTTTCTGTGCAGCACAGGGCTTGATGGAGCCCTTATCTCCCTGTCTCTGCACCCAGAATagaaaaatccatttctgtATCTGACTGGAACAAATCCCCCAGAGCATGGCCAGAATTTCACTTAGCCACTGCGCATGGTCCTCCTGGCCTCTGGGTTGCCCGGAGTCAACCACATCACAGttaggagagggaaggggatgaCAAGGGCAGTCAGATTAATGCTATTACCATGGAGAAAGCTGGGGGTTCACCAGGAGGAAGACAGAGCTGAGGATAGCAGCAGGGGTCAGGAGGCAGTGAGGTACCGTCTGCCATTCCAAACATCTGTTCCTATGAAAAACAGCCTTTTAAATCAATGGTGAGACTTTGTAGAATTTTGCAGggcttatttttctctttatgatTTCAGACAAAACCCccaccttttcttccctttctcccagTCTTACTTTCAGTtcatctcccttttttccccccagtttaTCACTGAAAAGTAGGATGCAGCGTAGGAGGGGAGAAGAAAtcacaggacagaaaaatacaatacCTGTGactcttttctttaaaactccTGATTAAACTAAAGATCTCCAGTTTTCTGCAGGTCTccctggaaaacattttgttttccccagCAGGCTCCCTTGCAGACCTGCCTTGCTAATGGGCTCAGACTCCATGGATCAAAATGATGACTCCTTAGTGCACTTGCTCAGCGTTAGCGTTGCACCGTGCTCAGGCTCTTCAGAGATGTAGGTATTTTAAGAAGCCAGACAGTCGGTGGAGTTTCTTGAGTGGTGACATGCAGCAGATGGAGCTGCAAAGGTGTGCAAGatgaagtctcagctcaattTGGTGGTGAAGGAGAGCATCTCTGATAAGCATGTTGGCAGCCAGGGAACTCCCCTGTCTCCCCATGGCAGCTGGGGAGAAGCCACTTTGTGGAGAAGGAAAGCCCTTCCTATACCTTCTCCTCACCCATCTGAGCTACCTCCTGCAAGGTCCTCATTCACTCTCACATACCTTCTTTACTGCCTGGTCATCAACCATGAACAGTGCTCCCCAGCTAATATCATTTCTCCTTGGTCCTACAGGCGCCCAGGGTTCACCTTGTCCTGCTCCTCACTCCAAGAGGAGCAACACAGACCCTCCCTTAAAGTGCTCTGGTGTTCATCTAGTTGACCACTTGGTAGCCAAACCTTTTAATCTTCCTACTGCTTTTTGCCCCATATAGAGGTGGGAGCGTTTTGCAGttcattttcattctgctaGGATTTCTTGACTGTGCTTCTCCAGtggatgctgctggagctccccaaaccaaaccaaaccaaaccaaaccaaaccaaaccaaaccaaaccaaaccaaaccaaaccaaaccaaaccacaccaaacaacaacaacaaaaaaatcacaaacaaaaccaccaccaaaaaaacccaaaaccaaaaaaaaacaacccccccctcaaaaaaaagaacccaaaccaaaaaaatcacaaagcaaaataaaaaacaaaaacaaaaaaaacacaaacaaacagaaaaagagagatttcACAGCCATGAACAATTTGCCTGCTTTTCTTACTGGGGCCCACAGTATGGGCAGCTGATGCATAGATGGAAGAAGGAGATGTGAAGAGGTAGCAGAGATGGAAACTGTCCAATAAGCACTTTCTTTTCCCCATGAGATGAGCCAGTGCTCCTGCATGTCTGACTGCCCAGGTTCAGGGGAGCAAGGACACTTGGCAAAAAGAGCAAAGGAATAGCTGTGTGGTATCCCTGGTAGTTCAGATCCTGAGGCTGAGCTTACAGCATGGACAGTTTGGCACCATCATTCCAGACTCAAAGATGAAACAAGAGTATGGAGGGACAATCATCACCCCTGCCTGGGAGGTGATGGTTCTACCGCTGGCTGAGAGGACAGCTGAATGTCTTTTGTTTGGTCATGTTTGCATTCCCTTCCCGGacttcctctgctctctggcTTGCTTAGGACACATCTCCTCACTTGGTGccctgttgtgtttttttcctgaacacaGACGTCCTGCACTCCTGTTCTCCTGATGCTTATGAGGCCTTCACTTCTTACAACACCCTTGGATGACTTTGTCTCTTGCTTGGTCATAAAGTGATTCTGTTCCCATCATATGCAGCAGCTTGTTCTGTCTCTTAGTCCGTGTATTTTGTCTTCTGTCCCAGGTCACCAGGCCCCATGCCATTCTTTGCCACCCTATGCCTTCTCTCAATCCAGCTGTGAGACACCTTTCCATCACTCAGCCAGTCATCACTGACCCTCTCTTCCAACATTTATTGACCTCAGGGAGGCTTGTCTTCTCCTGGTGGACccttctttccatttctcaAAATTATTCACAGAGAAAAGTGCCCAGATATAGGCAGGAGATCTGGCATGAGAGTCTTCTTGGTGGCTGCAGCTTAGCAACAGCATTTGTGGAGGAGCTCAAGGTGTGGCGACAGACATTTAGCAGAGCCTGCAGGAATGAAGCCAAAGCAGAGGGAGATGCCTTCATCCCAACCACTCTCTTGTACACTGCTGCTCCTCTATCCTGCCTGAAGAGGGGCCAACACACAGCTACCCTGCAACAACCGATGCTCAGAAGCAAGTGCCCATCCACCCCTCACAGCAACACACACCCCCTCACACTCCTGCCCAAGCATTCACATGCGTGTGCACACTTCTATATAAACTTGTTTGTCTTCACAACTGCATCTACACTTAAGACAACCCACAATGACATAAACACATTTCTTCACCTATGTCTGTGTACACTTAAATCATGCTCATACCCCTGATGAACACATTTATACACAAACTCCATCAGTGCCCAGCCCGTGTACAtatcccagcagcactgcctccTCAATCTCTGACCCTGTTCAGCCATTCTCACTCATGTACAGTCCTGTGAGCAAACCTTTGCTCACAAGCCACCCTTGTACATGtgcaaaaatgtaatttcttctcCAAATACCCTATCATTTCCCATAAGACAAATCAATTCACACACTGCAGGTCCCACGAGCTCCAtctgctccctgtccccattCTCTGCTGGTATATGTCTTATCTCCTATTCCAGCCAAATATTACTCCATACAGAGACTGACTTATCTATAAGACATCGTGTATTCTCAGGAGAGCCAAATCTACAGCACCCTGTCCCCTAAACACACAGATTGAGTCTGCACAGTTGGCCTTTTAAAACCcaaagctttttgtttatttacaaGAAGGCttagggagaggaaaagggaaagggcaCTTCAGATAACACGAAATCCTGCCTCCAGCCCATGCCTCACTGTCTTTTTCCCTACCCTTGTTATGCCCCCCAACAGGGtgaagaggcagcagaaaaacCCTGAAGAATGGGAAGTTCAGGAAATTAATGTCCCATTTGATCTCCTAGGTAAGTCTCATCAGCCTAAGTGTCATCTCCAGAGTCCATGAGAGCcctggagagaaagaggaagccTTGAGCAGTCAGAATGGTCCCCAGCCACAACCAGTATGGGTAGGAAAGTTGTCCCCAAAGCTTATTGGAGAGCTAGAGAAGGGTCAACCATTCATGCAACTGGCTGGTATGTCTTTGCTGCAgacctttttccttcctgtttttcttttagggTTTTTCTTCTAGGGTAAACTCCTTCATATGTATATAAGGAAGATAATCAAGGCACTGGGATGCCTATTAGTTGTATATGCCATTTGAGGACTTCCTTGATGTGCCACAGCCAGATGGCAGGTGGTGTACTTCATAGCTGGGTGATCTAAAGACAGATCATGAAATCTAGAGCTGACTTTGCTCTTTCCACACTGCCAGTGCCCATCACCTCTTCAGGTCTCCCTGGATGTAGTCCTTTCTTTATCTGGTATCACACAAACCTCAGATGTCCCTTCCAAAGCCAAGAgcaatgttttgctttttccacaaGTTCATGGAGCCCTCTTCATCTTCAAACATAGTCTTGGCCTTTAATATCTCCTTATATCAACGTCTCCCATTGCCTTTGAGGTGGAAAAGCACAGGAGGTGAAGGGGATCCCATGTCCAAGTGTTTCTTTCCCCTGCACTATCCCTTTCATCATAAATAACTGACATGCAACTTGTTGCTCTTATCACATCCCACAGGCTCCTCAGGGAGTGTTTTTTGCTCATGgctttctccttccccactgCTTAGAGGGTGTTCCTGCCTCTCATTACCATTCTGGGTGATCTTGCTGATCTCACCGTCTTCCCCTTCATCATCAGCCTTCTCTGGGGGACCTGCTGGCACCTCCTGGCTCTGGACTCGTCGGGATGGCCTGAAGATGGCCCTTCGGAAGCCCTGCTTGAAGCGGTAGGAGAGGAAGCCATAGATAATAGGGTTGGCACAGCTGTTGGCATAGGGCAACACCACCACGAGGAAGTAGACACCAAAGAGGGATGGCTCCTCTGGCAGTGGGCAGACGACATTGATTATGTTGAGGACATAGAAAGGAAGCCAGCAAAGGACAAAGACAGCCACAACAGTCACCACCATGCGGGTCACCCTGCGCTCTGACAGCTTATGGTTGGAGGACAGAGCCCTCACCCGTCTTCCGGAGGAACGGACCTTGACAACTATAAGAAGATAACAGAGGCAAATGACCAGCAGTGGCCCAAAGAAGCCCAAGGTGGCAGTGTAGATAATGAAGCCAGCTCTCCACACTGAGGCAGGCTCTGGCCACTGAATGTGGCATGTGCTCATCCCTAAGGGGACATCTGAGAAGACCACCACGGGCAGCACCACCACGGAAGACAGCACCCACACAGTTGCACTCACAGCCTTGGCCACTCGCGCTGTCCTCCACTTGGAGGACTTCCCTGGGTGGACCACTGCCAGGTAGCGATCAACACTCATCACTGTCAGGCAGAAGATGCTGGTGAACTGGTTGATGGCATCCACAGCCATCACCAGGCGGCAC from Heliangelus exortis chromosome 1, bHelExo1.hap1, whole genome shotgun sequence harbors:
- the SSTR3 gene encoding somatostatin receptor type 3 — encoded protein: MDTSAFSLPTPAVLEEGNASSSWAGFITPNSSTTASPGVVVSGVLIPLVYVIVCVVGLVGNSLVIYVVLRHSVSESVTNVYILNLALADELFMLGLPFLAAQNALSYWPFGSFMCRLVMAVDAINQFTSIFCLTVMSVDRYLAVVHPGKSSKWRTARVAKAVSATVWVLSSVVVLPVVVFSDVPLGMSTCHIQWPEPASVWRAGFIIYTATLGFFGPLLVICLCYLLIVVKVRSSGRRVRALSSNHKLSERRVTRMVVTVVAVFVLCWLPFYVLNIINVVCPLPEEPSLFGVYFLVVVLPYANSCANPIIYGFLSYRFKQGFRRAIFRPSRRVQSQEVPAGPPEKADDEGEDGEISKITQNGNERQEHPLSSGEGESHEQKTLPEEPVGCDKSNKLHVSYL